Proteins encoded in a region of the Paenibacillus pedocola genome:
- a CDS encoding transcription initiation factor TFIID, with translation MIKEEALLYAEQYTAQEEAQHSKGDGRSSIHYPALFLFLGDKVTPAIGPVLERCERKWDNAAGVLALHAAAHGGNGLSSGKGHSGKGQDAGNDYARAGGIGEGGRGYAGVSGNGQGGRDHPSVGGKGEDGRAYAGDSSKERVMTMALPDTAGRDPRTVRQDVYREFHEDSSYLSGMNRTLRRLGNSIADYGRLYSSFDVIHLSIITRVDDPLNVLLPEVALLARAVLGQSFKSVQTDLYVLINEREQGDNFGYSSSVGLAFLRELDGMQLPGYTFNAPLLVTEEGLSIPVTHGPSALFDLVYLLSDKNERGMMSAGGMEDNYEIIAHISLLKNRVRPSADQAAGHGGYNNMTFKSGIRGSTGREGYASAGFSAVRRPSKPIALAVLYHAFHYLATELRGGGSSWSLRERQALLGLTPEALRERAAGFLPEEAGIAEMTGLMSHGRPSFSELKPLTLREAEELLFGGGGEAYFRSNFADVSAARAAALDPAREWAAVLAAQEQSAAPVTFYQLAEWTAEQGEAGGSVLNALRQHMGGLRSAIASAEEELERLYSETVDRQPFQRVPLLDKRTVRNFIHYLFESIYSRKYEILRLRLELSLAARYDAALEQLHTESKAKVQTMDALEEELRSLALASTLRSSEAVDQNIMEYYRTVTAEVMQDIQTRRGPGIFASDRFMGSISELLRQGGAAVVRRLIDVCRRELLTAEPFALPFEEELLRRANVAAAYENREIVSKEELFKRLYLSLEDGASINVRLFEYTQEHRHEEKYFFGDSTSEFLRYALTADETTRIYRLGVVHEQRRSGVEKLNLMGGFHLEDLLYYRNGKVYYETYVQNGYRLHGVDEEQLPVLR, from the coding sequence ATGATCAAAGAAGAAGCACTTTTATATGCGGAACAATACACGGCGCAGGAAGAGGCGCAGCACAGCAAGGGGGATGGGCGCAGCAGCATTCATTACCCTGCGCTGTTCCTGTTCCTCGGCGACAAAGTAACCCCGGCCATCGGCCCGGTGCTGGAACGGTGTGAGCGGAAATGGGACAATGCCGCCGGCGTTCTGGCGCTGCATGCGGCAGCCCATGGAGGCAATGGGCTGAGCAGCGGCAAGGGGCATAGCGGTAAAGGGCAAGATGCTGGCAACGATTATGCCAGAGCTGGCGGCATAGGAGAAGGCGGTAGAGGTTACGCCGGCGTTAGCGGCAATGGCCAAGGCGGAAGAGATCATCCCAGTGTTGGCGGCAAGGGCGAAGATGGTAGAGCTTATGCCGGCGATAGCAGCAAGGAGCGGGTGATGACGATGGCCCTGCCGGACACGGCAGGCCGTGACCCCCGTACGGTTCGCCAAGATGTCTATCGCGAGTTCCACGAAGACAGCAGTTATCTGTCCGGGATGAACCGGACGCTCCGGCGTCTCGGCAACAGCATAGCGGACTACGGGCGGCTGTATTCGTCCTTTGACGTTATCCATCTCTCCATCATTACGCGGGTCGATGACCCGCTTAATGTGCTGCTGCCGGAAGTTGCCCTGCTGGCCCGCGCGGTGCTCGGACAATCGTTCAAGTCGGTGCAGACCGACCTGTACGTGCTGATCAATGAGCGGGAGCAGGGGGACAACTTCGGATATTCCAGCTCGGTAGGGCTGGCTTTTCTGCGTGAGCTGGACGGAATGCAGCTGCCCGGTTACACCTTTAATGCTCCGCTTCTGGTTACCGAGGAAGGGCTGTCCATTCCGGTAACCCATGGTCCATCTGCGCTGTTTGATCTCGTCTACCTGCTCTCGGATAAAAACGAGCGCGGCATGATGTCTGCGGGCGGCATGGAAGACAACTATGAGATTATCGCACATATCAGTCTGCTCAAGAACCGTGTGAGGCCATCGGCGGACCAGGCCGCCGGACACGGCGGCTACAACAATATGACGTTCAAGAGCGGCATCCGCGGCAGCACAGGCAGAGAAGGGTACGCTTCCGCAGGCTTCTCTGCGGTGCGCAGGCCGAGCAAACCGATTGCCTTAGCGGTGCTGTACCATGCTTTTCATTACCTTGCGACAGAGCTGCGTGGCGGGGGCAGCAGCTGGAGTCTGCGCGAGCGGCAGGCCCTGCTTGGTCTTACGCCCGAAGCGCTGCGCGAACGGGCCGCCGGCTTCTTGCCGGAGGAGGCCGGAATCGCTGAGATGACCGGGCTGATGAGCCATGGCCGCCCGTCCTTCAGCGAGCTGAAGCCGCTGACGCTGCGCGAGGCGGAAGAGCTGCTGTTCGGGGGAGGTGGCGAGGCGTATTTCCGCAGCAACTTTGCGGATGTATCCGCCGCGCGGGCTGCGGCCCTTGACCCTGCCCGCGAGTGGGCCGCCGTGCTGGCGGCTCAGGAGCAGTCCGCTGCGCCGGTGACGTTCTACCAGCTGGCGGAATGGACGGCCGAGCAGGGCGAGGCCGGAGGCAGCGTGCTGAACGCGCTGCGCCAGCACATGGGCGGTCTCCGCTCGGCAATTGCCTCCGCCGAGGAGGAGCTGGAGCGGCTCTACAGTGAGACTGTAGACCGCCAGCCCTTCCAGCGGGTACCGCTGCTTGATAAGCGGACCGTGCGCAATTTCATTCATTATTTATTTGAGAGTATATACAGCAGGAAATACGAGATTCTGCGTCTTAGGCTGGAACTGAGCTTAGCTGCACGTTATGACGCTGCGCTGGAGCAGCTGCATACGGAGAGCAAAGCGAAGGTACAGACGATGGACGCATTGGAAGAAGAACTGCGCAGCCTTGCACTGGCCAGCACCCTGCGGTCGAGCGAAGCGGTAGACCAGAATATCATGGAGTATTACCGCACCGTGACCGCGGAAGTCATGCAGGATATTCAGACCCGGCGCGGTCCGGGTATCTTTGCAAGCGACCGGTTCATGGGCAGCATCTCGGAGCTGCTCCGCCAGGGCGGCGCCGCTGTCGTCCGCCGCCTGATCGACGTATGCAGGAGAGAGCTGCTGACGGCAGAGCCGTTCGCACTGCCCTTCGAAGAGGAGCTGCTGCGGCGGGCGAATGTTGCAGCTGCGTATGAGAACCGCGAGATTGTCTCTAAGGAGGAGTTGTTCAAGCGGTTGTATCTCAGCCTGGAGGATGGGGCAAGCATCAATGTCCGCCTGTTCGAATACACGCAGGAGCACCGCCATGAAGAGAAATACTTCTTCGGCGACAGCACCTCCGAATTTCTGCGTTATGCTCTGACTGCCGACGAGACGACCCGGATCTACCGGCTGGGTGTTGTCCATGAGCAGCGCAGAAGCGGAGTCGAGAAGCTGAACCTGATGGGCGGCTTCCATCTGGAGGATCTGCTCTATTACCGCAACGGCAAGGTCTATTATGAAACCTATGTCCAGAACGGTTATCGGCTGCACGGCGTGGATGAGGAGCAGCTGCCTGTGCTTCGATGA
- a CDS encoding vWA domain-containing protein — protein MQRKINLLLLCFSLLGGGVAFVLGELLLGRRPYDLPSILIIAIYFAIVALGVGLGALLAEMISPRLNGLSWKQRYLGMSWKLLPLTVVLLFGVGALTEFVYELNFGGVKPVKNVVMVIDDSGSMQQSDPGNSRYAAAEALVQQMDKDNQVAVVTFSQDASVVQPLISLKSPENREKVSAVIRSLQTTDGGTNISGALNEAMNVINSEGETSRGAMVIMLSDGFSEFDTSRELNEYVSRGIAVNTIGLALDDQSGSRLLQDIASVTGGQYYDVTDADRLGDVFQQIYDRLGDRTLLTERSDATADSPYYAVVRILALILIGTALGIGLGIVFDNRHLAKSFGFGGWVAGLCAGLILEFGLSGQSFGDALVRLIALLVLAAIISLFTYVVPVGEGRLSRRGRREAAAAAPSSSEGFHSPRRNRGSKGF, from the coding sequence ATGCAGCGAAAAATCAATCTGCTCTTATTGTGCTTCAGCCTGCTGGGCGGCGGAGTGGCTTTTGTCCTCGGCGAGCTGCTGCTCGGCCGCAGGCCTTATGATCTGCCGTCAATTCTGATTATCGCCATCTATTTCGCCATTGTGGCCCTTGGCGTCGGACTAGGCGCCCTGCTTGCCGAGATGATCTCGCCGAGACTGAACGGCTTATCATGGAAGCAGCGTTATCTTGGCATGTCGTGGAAGCTGCTGCCGCTGACGGTGGTGCTGCTGTTTGGTGTCGGTGCGCTGACAGAGTTTGTGTATGAGCTGAACTTCGGCGGTGTGAAACCGGTCAAGAATGTCGTCATGGTTATCGACGACTCTGGCAGCATGCAGCAAAGCGATCCGGGTAACAGCCGGTACGCAGCGGCCGAGGCACTTGTGCAGCAGATGGACAAGGATAACCAGGTGGCTGTAGTGACCTTTAGCCAGGATGCATCAGTCGTTCAGCCGCTGATCTCACTCAAAAGTCCCGAAAACCGCGAGAAGGTATCGGCAGTAATCCGCAGTCTGCAGACGACAGATGGCGGAACGAATATCAGCGGCGCCCTCAATGAGGCGATGAACGTGATTAACAGTGAAGGCGAGACCAGCCGCGGAGCCATGGTAATCATGCTGTCCGACGGCTTCAGCGAGTTTGATACATCCAGAGAGCTGAACGAATATGTGAGCCGCGGGATTGCCGTGAACACCATCGGTCTTGCGCTGGATGACCAGTCCGGTTCCCGCCTGCTGCAGGATATTGCCTCCGTTACAGGCGGGCAGTACTACGATGTTACAGATGCGGACCGGCTGGGCGATGTGTTCCAGCAGATTTATGACCGGCTGGGTGACCGTACCCTGCTGACCGAACGCAGTGATGCTACAGCGGACAGCCCTTATTACGCTGTTGTGCGGATCTTGGCGCTGATTCTGATCGGCACCGCGCTCGGCATCGGACTTGGCATTGTGTTCGATAACCGACATCTGGCCAAAAGCTTCGGGTTCGGCGGCTGGGTTGCCGGCCTATGTGCCGGGCTGATTCTCGAATTCGGACTCAGCGGACAATCCTTCGGTGATGCGCTGGTCCGCCTGATTGCTCTGCTGGTGCTGGCGGCAATCATCTCACTGTTTACCTATGTGGTTCCGGTAGGCGAAGGCCGCCTGTCCCGCAGGGGAAGAAGAGAAGCAGCCGCTGCTGCGCCATCTTCGTCAGAGGGTTTCCATTCGCCCCGCAGAAACCGGGGCAGTAAGGGCTTTTAA
- a CDS encoding beta-mannanase: MTYAEENASAPAITDVTARVEDRFCTLRWRWPDGVQAVYIHKASAEMPGHGEFPPSGMKLYTREEYKANNGYRDRMDDIGLIVYTIYARHEGNGEIVLVRQRDGANQTTVSAGKARIYYSIVQKKALFGKQKTVHMTITAETPVPKDVLCYVKKRGGNPASREDGILFHFVQDFAAGRNTLPPIEIGKEDFVRIFFTDGRKYGLYYELAPE; encoded by the coding sequence ATGACGTACGCCGAAGAAAATGCCTCCGCACCGGCAATTACCGATGTGACTGCCCGGGTGGAGGACCGGTTCTGTACGCTTAGATGGCGCTGGCCGGACGGCGTACAGGCGGTCTATATCCATAAGGCATCAGCAGAAATGCCGGGTCACGGAGAGTTTCCGCCTTCCGGCATGAAGCTGTACACCCGCGAGGAGTATAAGGCTAACAACGGATACCGGGACCGGATGGATGACATCGGCCTGATTGTCTATACCATATATGCCCGGCATGAAGGCAACGGGGAGATTGTGCTGGTGCGCCAGCGGGACGGTGCTAATCAAACAACTGTCAGCGCTGGCAAGGCAAGGATTTATTACTCCATAGTCCAGAAAAAAGCGTTATTCGGCAAACAAAAAACAGTACATATGACGATTACCGCGGAAACGCCGGTGCCGAAGGATGTACTCTGCTACGTCAAAAAAAGAGGCGGCAATCCGGCCTCCAGGGAGGACGGGATCCTCTTCCATTTCGTGCAGGATTTTGCTGCCGGACGGAATACGCTCCCGCCGATTGAGATCGGCAAAGAGGACTTTGTACGGATCTTTTTCACTGACGGCCGCAAGTACGGACTGTATTATGAGCTGGCGCCGGAGTAG
- a CDS encoding GAP1-N2 domain-containing protein — protein sequence MNRFSGSRITQQMYTRERRGVYRATEGFDTIAKSESLDNNFVKKMLHPFCLYDAPAELTARGEKNEDMYPAALHLFHTEANETVIGQSRYLAADFTGQRSAFFAHNFIVPPIRSEEIVEHYGDWLHADFAGSYEGEPGGTLPELEDIPVTPREGRTEPLAVLRSLGFGEEPFKALLQAVMLSVAGKKKIYIALDVPVTELSRRAAELTEVIFSVLPYDFRRRLGVITYASEPQNRKFIHLTFVEKGSLRPGDRNIEKDYVFDLVSGRIMNADFGGTPQPFAELAWKTLSQKGSLEDFARFADALLLGEGVERKLQLALYNELAVFYEIEQGNEPLYTGNKHAVLAGLLSYLKPEGALASRVRLNDMFLERFDREYDVIRQRGIPQPEIMEQFKEYFALQGHHYRGKIVDYFINGMYNCTTAGREDVLAAAYSIIESNDELSEAFFQKVLGQAVFRKALLEPYMESRLAAAVKPADVLRFAAHWGRFLPEMLQQAFVRDGAKEYLLEKLQHDDNPVGAVAAIHEFVEKAEKERRRGSGLYPEALSLLQELAAAADRSLLNRVSLEELTQEQLLDISFLRYRDTGEWQPPLDAINKRKANALRAAYRWFGEENPDEDIFAGLAPRELDDVQLLGRRWLKEARSVEPFDRLPLAFYHSSEREGGPLDYDALLELVARKAGGDKEAVYRFFAWSQGSRLFTVSNKKLWPGYRRAILKYFQNSDREAFKNREFRKTYAASAGPALQNVYNDARAKLASPLARWISRSRFQLLITGFVLGITVIAVIIAISLLRPDPADNALPESSAGAGGSQPPVTVTLSGSGAAAGSRLVFTFADAAECSAFKPAEIGVMSGGDVTDTYKVTATAGTCLVPSPSPEPDAAAADGGASAAASDAAAGTDGGAAGNASAGTDGGAAGNASAGTDGGAADYASAGTDGGAAGNVSAGTDGGAADNASAGTDSGDQGVSSPPSTGQAGAAAYQVTVDLEPGAELAPGSMIVAGDYKLIVQSAPDTAPVPSPTVQPSDAAEATPDADANAETGVNADGRANTANDTNTSENANATNGTN from the coding sequence GTGAACAGATTTTCAGGGTCCAGGATTACCCAGCAGATGTATACCCGTGAACGGCGCGGGGTTTACCGGGCAACCGAGGGCTTCGATACAATAGCCAAGTCAGAGAGTCTCGACAATAATTTTGTCAAAAAAATGCTGCATCCCTTCTGCCTCTATGATGCTCCGGCGGAGCTCACGGCACGCGGCGAAAAGAATGAGGACATGTATCCGGCTGCGCTGCATCTGTTCCATACGGAAGCGAACGAGACGGTCATCGGGCAAAGCCGCTATCTTGCGGCTGATTTTACCGGGCAGCGCAGCGCTTTTTTTGCCCATAACTTTATCGTTCCCCCGATTCGCTCGGAGGAGATTGTGGAGCATTATGGAGATTGGCTGCATGCGGACTTTGCCGGAAGCTATGAAGGAGAACCCGGGGGAACGCTGCCGGAACTGGAGGACATTCCTGTAACTCCTCGTGAAGGGCGGACGGAGCCGCTGGCGGTACTGCGGTCGCTTGGGTTTGGTGAAGAGCCATTCAAGGCGCTGCTGCAGGCGGTCATGCTCTCGGTGGCAGGGAAGAAAAAAATATACATCGCCCTGGACGTGCCGGTCACTGAGCTCTCGCGGCGTGCTGCCGAACTGACGGAAGTCATCTTCAGTGTGCTCCCGTATGATTTCCGCCGCAGGCTGGGCGTGATTACGTATGCAAGTGAGCCGCAGAACCGGAAGTTTATTCACCTGACTTTTGTGGAGAAGGGCTCGCTGCGCCCGGGGGACCGGAATATCGAGAAGGATTACGTGTTTGATCTGGTCTCCGGCCGGATTATGAATGCTGATTTCGGCGGGACGCCGCAGCCTTTTGCCGAACTGGCCTGGAAGACGCTGAGCCAAAAGGGGAGCCTTGAGGACTTTGCCCGTTTTGCCGATGCGCTGCTGCTGGGCGAAGGGGTGGAACGCAAGCTTCAGCTTGCTCTATACAATGAGCTGGCGGTATTTTATGAGATTGAGCAGGGCAATGAGCCGCTGTATACCGGGAACAAACACGCGGTGCTGGCAGGATTGCTGTCCTATCTGAAGCCGGAGGGCGCCCTTGCGTCGCGGGTTCGGCTGAACGATATGTTCCTGGAGCGGTTCGACCGCGAATATGATGTGATCCGTCAAAGAGGCATTCCCCAGCCGGAGATTATGGAGCAGTTTAAGGAGTATTTTGCGCTGCAGGGCCATCATTACCGGGGGAAGATCGTCGATTACTTCATTAACGGCATGTACAATTGTACGACTGCAGGCCGGGAGGATGTGCTGGCAGCGGCGTATAGCATTATCGAGAGCAATGATGAGCTGAGTGAGGCTTTCTTCCAGAAAGTGCTGGGACAGGCTGTGTTCCGCAAAGCATTATTGGAGCCCTACATGGAATCGAGGCTGGCTGCAGCGGTGAAACCGGCGGATGTGCTGCGCTTTGCCGCCCACTGGGGCCGGTTTCTGCCGGAGATGCTTCAGCAGGCTTTTGTCCGTGACGGTGCCAAGGAATATCTGCTGGAGAAGCTGCAGCATGACGATAATCCGGTTGGGGCTGTAGCGGCAATTCATGAATTTGTCGAGAAGGCGGAAAAAGAACGGCGCAGAGGCAGCGGCCTCTACCCCGAGGCACTGTCGCTACTCCAGGAGCTGGCGGCTGCCGCCGACCGTTCCCTGCTGAACCGGGTGTCGCTCGAGGAGCTGACACAGGAACAGCTGCTGGATATTTCGTTCCTGCGCTACCGGGATACGGGAGAGTGGCAGCCGCCGCTGGATGCCATCAATAAGCGCAAGGCCAATGCGCTCCGGGCCGCCTACCGCTGGTTCGGTGAGGAGAATCCGGATGAGGACATCTTTGCCGGGCTGGCCCCAAGAGAGCTGGATGACGTGCAGCTGCTCGGGCGCCGCTGGCTGAAGGAGGCTCGCAGTGTAGAGCCGTTTGACCGGCTGCCGCTGGCCTTCTATCACAGCAGTGAACGCGAGGGCGGACCGCTGGATTATGATGCGCTGCTGGAGCTGGTCGCACGCAAGGCGGGCGGGGATAAAGAGGCGGTGTACCGCTTTTTCGCCTGGTCACAGGGCAGCCGGTTGTTCACCGTTTCGAATAAGAAGCTGTGGCCGGGGTACCGCAGAGCGATTCTGAAATATTTCCAGAACAGTGACCGCGAAGCGTTCAAGAACCGGGAATTCCGCAAAACCTATGCCGCCTCCGCAGGACCGGCGCTGCAAAATGTCTATAATGATGCCCGCGCCAAGCTGGCTTCGCCGCTGGCGCGGTGGATCAGCCGCAGCCGATTTCAACTCCTGATCACCGGCTTCGTGCTGGGGATCACGGTGATTGCGGTAATCATCGCCATCAGCCTGCTGCGGCCGGACCCTGCAGACAATGCGCTGCCGGAGAGTAGTGCCGGAGCAGGCGGCAGCCAGCCGCCTGTCACTGTAACACTCAGCGGCAGCGGGGCAGCGGCGGGCAGCCGGCTGGTGTTCACCTTCGCCGATGCGGCGGAGTGCTCCGCCTTCAAACCGGCGGAGATTGGGGTTATGTCCGGCGGGGACGTAACGGACACGTACAAGGTCACGGCGACGGCAGGCACTTGCCTCGTGCCTTCGCCTTCGCCGGAGCCGGACGCCGCCGCTGCTGACGGCGGCGCGTCAGCGGCGGCGAGCGATGCAGCCGCCGGAACGGATGGCGGCGCAGCGGGTAACGCCAGCGCCGGAACGGATGGCGGCGCGGCGGGTAACGCCAGCGCCGGAACGGATGGCGGCGCGGCGGATTACGCCAGCGCCGGAACGGATGGCGGCGCGGCGGGTAACGTTAGCGCCGGAACGGATGGCGGCGCAGCGGATAACGCCAGCGCCGGAACAGACAGCGGGGACCAGGGCGTCTCGTCCCCGCCGTCAACGGGTCAGGCCGGCGCAGCGGCTTACCAGGTCACGGTTGACCTGGAACCGGGGGCTGAGCTGGCCCCGGGCAGCATGATTGTCGCCGGTGACTACAAGCTGATTGTCCAGTCTGCCCCGGACACCGCACCTGTTCCGTCACCGACCGTTCAGCCGTCCGATGCCGCTGAGGCAACGCCTGATGCTGATGCTAATGCTGAGACTGGCGTTAATGCCGACGGTAGAGCTAATACTGCTAACGACACTAACACTTCGGAAAATGCTAATGCTACTAACGGTACTAATTGA